The nucleotide window AACGAATAACCAACTGGCCCTTGCCCTTGTTCCCATGACGGATCTGGACGGCCGACCCCAGGCGCTCTGCGAGCCGCTGTTCAAGGCGTGCGATATCCGGATCAGGTTTGCTCGGTTCGACCGGATCAGGCTTGTCACTGAGCCACTGACGAACCAGTGCCTCGGTTTGGCGCACGGTGAGACCACGTGCGACAACATGACGCGCCCCCTCCTCCTGACGGTTTTCGTCCAGGCCGAGCAATGCGCGTGCATGGCCCATCTCCAGGTCACCGTGGGCGAGCATGGTCTTGATCGCCTCCGGCAAGGTGATCAGGCGCAGCAGGTTGGCCACGGTGACCCGCGACTTGCCCACGGCGTCGGCCACCTGTTGCTGGGTGAGCTCGAATTCCTGCTGCAGACGCTGCAGGGCCATGGCCTCTTCCAGCGGGTTGAGATCTTCGCGCTGGATGTTCTCGATCAGCGCCATGGCAATGGCGGCTTCATCGGGCACTTCGCGGACCATGGCCGGGATCGTGTCCAGGCCGGCCTGCTGGGTCGCGCGCCAGCGGCGCTCACCGGCGATGATCTCGAAGCGGTTGTCGCCAATCGGGCGGACCACGATCGGTTGCATGACGCCATGGCTGCGAATCGAATGCGCGAGCTCTTCCAGCGCCTCCGGGTCCATGTCCCGACGCGGCTGGTACTTGCCACGCTGGATCAGCTCGACCGGCAGGTGTTGCAGTTCTTTCTGGTCGATCTTCACAGCCTGCTCTTCGAGCGCGCTGACGGAAGGACCACTGAGCAGTGCATCCAACCCACGTCCGAGACCCCGTTTCTTGACGGCCATACGGATTCCTTAAGTTGTT belongs to Pseudomonas putida NBRC 14164 and includes:
- a CDS encoding ParB/RepB/Spo0J family partition protein, whose amino-acid sequence is MAVKKRGLGRGLDALLSGPSVSALEEQAVKIDQKELQHLPVELIQRGKYQPRRDMDPEALEELAHSIRSHGVMQPIVVRPIGDNRFEIIAGERRWRATQQAGLDTIPAMVREVPDEAAIAMALIENIQREDLNPLEEAMALQRLQQEFELTQQQVADAVGKSRVTVANLLRLITLPEAIKTMLAHGDLEMGHARALLGLDENRQEEGARHVVARGLTVRQTEALVRQWLSDKPDPVEPSKPDPDIARLEQRLAERLGSAVQIRHGNKGKGQLVIRYNSLDELQGVLAHIR